A single region of the Elizabethkingia sp. JS20170427COW genome encodes:
- a CDS encoding S46 family peptidase: protein MKKTILLAIAILPSVVAFGQKAGGMWIPTELNEKEMKDLGMKISAKDIFNTQKPSIKDAVVQFNGGCTAEVISPKGLLLTNHHCGYGQIQAHSTVENDLLSNGFWAKNTEGELPNPGVTVDFITDIVEVSDKILPGSENLSPEEAKKYIAKNIEDFKATAKLKPFQKVVVKPMYDGNKYYAFTIETFKDIRLVGAPPQSIGKFGSDTDNWVWPRHTGDFSLFRIYADKNNQPAEYSKDNVPYTPKYSLPISIKDLKEGDFTFVFGFPGRTTEYLPSIAVEKIIQDIDPARIKVRDVALKTLDEKMRADDATRIKYASKYASVANYWKKWSGEVEGLKKSNAVAKKQAYEQKLGNLNPEVQKTIAQFNQLYTQQAPYALNDAYYQEVVRNAETLRLANMFVNYVNRVESGSANQDYTNSFKKTLTNFYKNYDGELDAKVTAKLLALYAEKTPQDFLPNGFQQFSEVNQNLQTIENWSKNSIISGRKALDGAFINQDIDKVFASPQLVATLKNDPFYQLALTLGSIYAQKTYPQLSQLQNQIDALQKKYMKLQMDTDKEKKFFPDANSTLRVTYGVVKGSNPRDAVSYGYQTSLSGVMEKYIPGDYEFDVPKRLIDLYQKKDYGQYADKTGEVPVNFTATNHTTGGNSGSPAIDAHGNLVGLNFDRQWEGTMSDINFDPRFSRNIMVNTKYILFVIDKFADAKWLLNEMKIVK, encoded by the coding sequence ATGAAGAAAACGATTCTTTTAGCAATAGCTATTTTGCCATCGGTAGTTGCTTTTGGGCAGAAAGCCGGAGGAATGTGGATTCCTACAGAGCTTAATGAAAAGGAAATGAAGGACTTGGGGATGAAGATTTCTGCCAAAGATATTTTCAACACTCAAAAGCCAAGTATTAAGGATGCTGTTGTGCAATTTAACGGAGGATGTACCGCTGAGGTAATTTCTCCTAAAGGTCTGTTGCTTACCAATCACCACTGTGGTTATGGACAAATTCAGGCTCATTCAACTGTAGAAAACGACCTTCTTAGCAATGGCTTTTGGGCGAAAAATACAGAAGGAGAACTTCCTAACCCTGGGGTAACAGTAGACTTTATCACCGATATTGTAGAGGTAAGCGATAAAATACTTCCCGGAAGTGAGAACCTTTCTCCTGAAGAGGCTAAGAAATATATAGCAAAAAATATTGAAGATTTTAAAGCAACGGCAAAGCTAAAACCATTTCAGAAAGTGGTGGTAAAGCCAATGTACGATGGAAATAAATATTATGCGTTTACCATAGAAACTTTTAAAGATATACGATTGGTAGGAGCACCACCTCAATCTATTGGTAAATTTGGTTCTGATACCGACAACTGGGTGTGGCCAAGGCATACAGGGGATTTTTCTTTGTTCAGAATTTATGCAGATAAAAACAACCAGCCTGCCGAATATTCTAAGGATAATGTGCCGTACACTCCAAAATATTCTTTACCTATTTCGATAAAAGATTTAAAAGAAGGCGACTTTACCTTTGTATTTGGCTTCCCAGGGCGTACTACCGAATATCTTCCTTCTATAGCGGTGGAAAAAATTATTCAAGATATTGATCCTGCTAGAATAAAGGTAAGAGACGTAGCCCTAAAAACTCTGGATGAAAAAATGCGTGCCGATGATGCTACTCGTATAAAATACGCTTCTAAATATGCTTCAGTAGCCAATTATTGGAAAAAATGGAGTGGAGAAGTGGAAGGCTTGAAGAAGTCTAATGCAGTTGCAAAAAAACAAGCATATGAACAGAAATTAGGAAATCTAAATCCAGAAGTTCAGAAAACTATAGCGCAATTTAACCAACTTTACACTCAGCAAGCACCTTATGCTCTTAATGATGCTTATTATCAAGAAGTGGTAAGAAATGCGGAGACTTTAAGATTGGCAAATATGTTTGTGAACTATGTTAACCGTGTAGAAAGTGGTTCAGCAAATCAGGATTATACCAATTCCTTTAAAAAGACTTTAACTAATTTCTATAAAAATTACGATGGAGAGCTTGATGCCAAGGTAACCGCAAAATTATTGGCTCTTTATGCTGAAAAAACACCTCAAGATTTCTTGCCTAATGGATTTCAACAGTTTTCAGAGGTGAACCAAAATTTACAAACCATAGAAAACTGGTCTAAAAACTCTATTATTTCTGGAAGAAAGGCTTTAGACGGAGCTTTCATCAACCAAGATATTGATAAAGTATTTGCATCTCCACAGTTGGTAGCTACTTTAAAGAATGATCCTTTCTATCAATTGGCATTAACGTTAGGAAGTATTTATGCTCAAAAGACATATCCACAGTTAAGCCAGTTACAAAACCAAATAGATGCTCTTCAGAAGAAGTATATGAAGTTGCAAATGGATACCGATAAGGAAAAGAAATTCTTCCCAGATGCTAACTCTACTCTGAGGGTAACTTATGGGGTAGTAAAAGGATCCAATCCTAGAGATGCGGTTTCTTATGGCTACCAAACTAGCCTTTCAGGAGTAATGGAAAAATATATCCCTGGTGATTATGAATTTGATGTTCCTAAAAGACTAATCGATCTCTATCAGAAGAAAGATTATGGGCAATATGCCGATAAAACGGGAGAAGTTCCAGTGAATTTTACAGCCACCAACCACACCACGGGAGGTAATTCAGGAAGTCCAGCGATAGATGCTCATGGAAATTTGGTAGGCCTAAACTTCGATAGACAGTGGGAAGGGACGATGAGTGATATTAATTTTGATCCGCGTTTCAGCCGAAATATTATGGTGAACACCAAGTATATCTTATTTGTAATCGACAAATTTGCAGATGCAAAATGGTTGTTGAACGAAATGAAAATTGTTAAATAA
- a CDS encoding exonuclease SbcCD subunit D: MKILHTADWHLGKKLDRFSRIEEQTLAMEEIIELAEQENVDAVIVAGDLFDNFNPNVEAIELFYKSLRRLSNNGNRLVLAIAGNHDSPTFIDAPNPLARACGIILIGFPNAEVIPYSADGFKITKTDKGFVEIVFPQHPYPLRVLHTPYANEIRLKQYFGEEKQKSLNELLAHNWKNLADLYCDTQGVNILTTHLYMNKKESDILEEPEGEKPIKIGNADMVYSDAIPEQIQYTALGHLHGFHNIGSEEKPILYSSSPLAYSFSEAGQKKYAIIITVEPGQKATYQKKQLLSGRSLERKSFSNVENAVKWLGDNPNTWVELTLESETFLTAGERKKIFQTHQGIVYLIPKIKTEKTDINPYTKEIDLQKETSELFKEYFKSKYQQQEPNEELMNILKEIL, translated from the coding sequence ATGAAGATTTTACATACTGCCGATTGGCATTTAGGAAAAAAGCTAGATCGCTTTTCTAGAATAGAAGAACAAACCCTTGCTATGGAAGAAATTATCGAACTCGCAGAGCAAGAAAATGTAGATGCTGTAATTGTTGCTGGAGATTTATTCGATAACTTCAACCCTAATGTAGAAGCAATTGAACTTTTTTATAAATCCTTAAGAAGACTCTCCAACAATGGCAATAGACTTGTATTAGCCATTGCAGGAAACCATGACTCACCCACCTTTATCGACGCTCCTAATCCTCTGGCAAGAGCTTGTGGAATCATACTTATTGGTTTCCCAAATGCAGAGGTAATTCCATATTCCGCAGATGGATTTAAAATTACCAAGACTGATAAGGGCTTTGTGGAAATCGTTTTCCCTCAGCATCCTTACCCACTAAGGGTTTTACATACTCCTTACGCCAATGAAATCCGTTTAAAACAATATTTTGGTGAAGAAAAACAAAAGTCTCTTAACGAGCTTCTTGCCCATAACTGGAAAAACCTTGCTGACCTATACTGCGATACCCAAGGAGTGAACATATTAACTACCCACCTCTACATGAATAAAAAAGAAAGTGATATTCTAGAAGAACCAGAGGGTGAAAAACCTATCAAAATAGGAAATGCCGATATGGTATATTCTGATGCTATTCCAGAACAAATTCAATACACAGCACTCGGACATTTACATGGTTTTCATAATATCGGAAGCGAGGAAAAACCTATACTTTACTCATCTTCTCCCTTGGCATATAGTTTCAGTGAAGCGGGACAAAAAAAATACGCCATTATCATTACTGTAGAACCTGGACAAAAAGCAACTTACCAGAAAAAACAATTGCTTTCTGGCCGTTCTCTAGAACGAAAATCATTCTCCAATGTAGAAAATGCTGTAAAGTGGCTAGGAGATAATCCCAATACTTGGGTTGAGCTTACCCTGGAAAGCGAAACCTTCCTTACTGCTGGAGAGCGAAAAAAGATTTTCCAAACCCACCAAGGGATTGTTTACCTTATTCCTAAAATAAAGACTGAAAAAACTGATATTAATCCCTACACAAAAGAAATTGATCTTCAAAAAGAAACCTCTGAACTTTTCAAGGAATATTTTAAGTCAAAATACCAACAACAAGAACCTAATGAAGAATTGATGAATATTTTAAAAGAAATTTTATAG
- a CDS encoding Crp/Fnr family transcriptional regulator, which translates to MNLNQILNSDFKNEITSSGGVKKLPAGSVMLDIDSYINYIPLVLSGSIKIVRTEESGKEILLYYLTPGESCISSILSGLSQNTSKVKAIVEEDAEILMVSLNKAKEWLKKYPEWTDFIFGLYQKRFEELLNVVNSVAFQKVDTRILHLLKQKSQLYQSPEIQVTHQKIADELGITREATSRILKQLEKEGNIILSRNKITLLS; encoded by the coding sequence ATGAATCTTAATCAAATTCTTAATTCCGATTTTAAAAATGAGATTACCTCTAGTGGAGGAGTAAAAAAACTCCCTGCAGGAAGTGTAATGCTAGATATAGACTCTTATATCAATTATATTCCTTTGGTACTTTCAGGAAGTATAAAAATAGTGCGCACGGAAGAAAGTGGTAAAGAAATCCTCCTCTATTATCTTACCCCTGGTGAGAGTTGTATTTCTTCTATTCTTTCAGGATTATCCCAAAATACATCAAAAGTAAAAGCTATTGTAGAAGAGGATGCCGAAATATTAATGGTTTCCCTTAACAAAGCAAAAGAATGGCTAAAAAAATATCCAGAATGGACAGATTTCATCTTCGGACTTTACCAAAAGCGTTTTGAAGAACTCCTTAACGTCGTAAATTCCGTTGCCTTCCAAAAGGTGGATACCAGAATTTTACATCTTTTAAAACAAAAGTCTCAACTATACCAATCTCCAGAAATACAAGTTACTCATCAAAAAATTGCAGATGAATTGGGGATTACACGAGAGGCTACTAGTAGAATACTCAAACAACTCGAAAAAGAAGGAAACATCATTCTTTCTCGAAATAAAATTACTCTTTTATCGTAA
- a CDS encoding arginine decarboxylase: MKIKYSELIDQTLYFPQSEFQVENHELKFHGIPLMEVAEQFGTPLKFNYLPKISENIQRAKQWFKDAFVAHDYKKGYRYCYCTKSSHFAFVLEEALKNDISIETSSAYDIDIVKKLHQNQKVDKNIEVICNGFKTDDYLQKISELINDGFENVTPILDNYRELDKLTESIDKTFNIGIRIASEEEPKFEFYTSRLGIGYRDIIPYYSQKIADHPNARLKMLHFFINTGIRDTAYYWNELFKCLRVYARLKKIAPEVDSLNIGGGFPIKTSLNFEYDYEYMVSEIVFQIKKFCEEEGVEEPNIYTEFGSFTVGESGGHLFKVISQKRQNDREKWNMIDSSFMTTLPDTWAISRRFIMLPLNRWEDSYERVFLGGLTCDSDDYYNSEQHTNAIYLPVFSESKPMYLGFFNTGAYQETISGYGGVHHCLMPQPKHILIDKDEEGNFTYKVFREEQKPEDVLSLLGY; encoded by the coding sequence ATGAAAATTAAGTATTCTGAACTTATCGATCAGACTTTGTATTTTCCACAAAGCGAATTTCAGGTAGAAAATCACGAACTAAAATTCCATGGAATTCCTTTAATGGAAGTCGCCGAACAATTCGGAACACCTCTGAAATTTAACTACCTTCCTAAAATTTCAGAAAATATTCAAAGAGCAAAACAGTGGTTTAAGGATGCATTTGTCGCTCATGATTACAAAAAAGGATACCGCTACTGTTATTGCACTAAATCTAGCCACTTTGCATTTGTTTTAGAAGAAGCTTTAAAAAACGATATCAGTATTGAGACGTCTTCGGCTTATGATATCGACATTGTGAAGAAGTTACACCAAAACCAAAAAGTAGATAAAAATATTGAAGTCATCTGTAATGGTTTTAAAACCGATGATTATCTTCAGAAAATATCAGAACTTATCAATGATGGTTTTGAGAATGTAACCCCTATTTTAGATAACTACCGAGAACTAGATAAGCTTACCGAAAGTATAGATAAGACCTTTAATATCGGAATACGCATCGCTTCTGAAGAGGAGCCTAAATTTGAGTTTTATACCTCTAGATTAGGGATAGGATATAGAGATATTATCCCTTATTACAGTCAAAAAATTGCAGATCACCCTAATGCGAGATTAAAGATGTTGCATTTCTTTATCAATACAGGGATTAGAGATACTGCCTATTATTGGAATGAGCTTTTTAAATGCTTAAGAGTATATGCTCGTCTTAAAAAAATTGCTCCAGAGGTAGATTCATTAAATATTGGTGGAGGTTTTCCTATTAAAACTTCTTTAAATTTTGAATATGATTATGAGTACATGGTTTCAGAAATTGTATTCCAAATTAAAAAATTCTGTGAAGAAGAAGGAGTGGAAGAGCCTAACATCTATACTGAATTTGGTTCTTTTACAGTAGGAGAAAGTGGAGGACATCTCTTTAAAGTAATCAGCCAGAAACGCCAAAATGATAGAGAAAAGTGGAATATGATTGATAGCTCTTTCATGACAACACTTCCTGATACATGGGCAATTTCTCGTCGTTTTATCATGCTTCCTCTCAACCGTTGGGAAGATAGCTATGAGCGTGTTTTCTTAGGAGGTTTAACTTGTGATTCGGATGACTATTACAACTCCGAGCAGCATACCAATGCGATTTATCTTCCAGTTTTTTCTGAATCTAAACCTATGTATTTAGGATTCTTTAATACAGGTGCTTACCAAGAAACCATTAGTGGCTACGGAGGCGTACACCACTGCTTGATGCCTCAGCCTAAGCATATTTTGATTGATAAGGATGAGGAAGGAAATTTCACTTATAAAGTCTTTAGAGAAGAGCAAAAACCTGAAGATGTATTATCGCTTTTAGGGTATTAA
- a CDS encoding ABC-F family ATP-binding cassette domain-containing protein: protein MLSVQNLGLHHSGNYLFQGVNFRISKTDKVGLVGKNGAGKSTLLKMLSGEISFYEGDVLPEGDISIGFLKQDLDFVKGRTVWNETMQAFEKINQMKAELEEVNHAMATRTDYESDAYIKLIERMTELNDLLFHHDAYNLDAEMERVLLGLGFKAEDFDKITDEFSGGWRMRIELAKLLLQKNDLMLLDEPTNHLDMESIIWLENFLKDYPGAIVLVSHDKQFMTSVCNRTFDINNKKVDDYKANYTKYLEMSKDRKEKLIQAKKNQDAEIKHTEELINRFRASATKASFAQSLIKKLEKIERIEVDNDDVTKFNIRFVQSITPGKVIFEAKNLGKAYGKKQIFDEVDFFVERGEKIALLGQNGQGKTTLAKILSGETKDYTGELITGHNVNIGYFAQNQEEVLSPNKTVLEEAEDAATEETRPRVRDLLGSFLFQGEDVQKKTKVLSGGERNRLALCKLLLRPFNTLIMDEPTNHLDIQSKEIIKLALKNFDGTLILISHDREFLQGLSDKIFEFRDGRMKEFLGNIDEYLEYRQKESIREVSIEKSKLAESKSTPEIKVVEKPKEEKVVEKKKEFISKEKKALQNKLKKVEEKISTIEASIEELETSFSKSNPTEEQLESYQKLKDDLEIALQEWEFLAEEIEKN from the coding sequence ATGCTTTCAGTACAAAATTTGGGATTACATCACTCGGGGAATTATCTCTTTCAAGGAGTGAATTTCAGAATCTCTAAAACCGATAAAGTAGGACTTGTGGGGAAAAATGGAGCCGGAAAATCTACACTACTAAAAATGCTTTCCGGAGAAATCTCTTTTTATGAAGGAGATGTTTTGCCAGAAGGAGATATTAGCATAGGTTTCTTAAAACAAGATTTGGATTTTGTAAAAGGAAGAACGGTTTGGAATGAAACCATGCAGGCTTTTGAAAAAATCAACCAAATGAAAGCCGAGCTAGAAGAGGTAAACCATGCGATGGCAACCCGTACCGATTATGAAAGCGATGCTTATATAAAGTTGATAGAAAGGATGACCGAGCTTAATGATTTGCTTTTTCATCACGATGCATACAATCTAGATGCAGAAATGGAAAGGGTACTGCTAGGTTTAGGTTTTAAAGCTGAAGATTTTGATAAAATTACCGATGAGTTTTCAGGAGGATGGAGAATGCGTATAGAATTGGCAAAACTCCTCCTACAAAAAAATGATCTTATGCTGCTGGATGAGCCTACCAACCACTTGGATATGGAGTCTATCATCTGGCTAGAAAACTTTTTAAAAGACTATCCAGGAGCTATTGTTTTAGTTTCTCACGATAAACAATTTATGACTTCGGTATGCAACCGTACTTTTGATATCAACAATAAAAAAGTTGATGATTATAAGGCAAATTATACCAAGTATCTCGAAATGAGCAAGGATAGAAAGGAAAAGCTAATCCAAGCGAAGAAAAATCAAGATGCTGAAATTAAACATACAGAGGAATTAATCAACCGATTTAGAGCCAGTGCTACCAAAGCTTCTTTCGCTCAATCTTTGATTAAGAAATTAGAAAAAATAGAACGTATAGAAGTGGATAACGATGATGTTACCAAATTTAACATACGCTTTGTACAGTCCATTACTCCAGGTAAAGTTATTTTTGAAGCAAAAAATCTAGGAAAAGCTTATGGGAAAAAACAAATCTTTGATGAGGTAGATTTCTTTGTAGAGAGAGGTGAAAAAATAGCATTATTAGGACAGAACGGACAAGGGAAAACTACTTTAGCAAAAATCTTATCTGGTGAAACTAAAGATTATACAGGTGAGTTGATTACTGGACATAATGTAAATATTGGATATTTTGCTCAGAATCAAGAAGAAGTACTTTCTCCTAATAAAACGGTTTTAGAAGAAGCAGAGGATGCCGCAACAGAGGAAACAAGACCTCGCGTTAGGGATTTATTAGGATCTTTCCTTTTCCAAGGAGAAGATGTACAAAAGAAAACCAAAGTATTGTCGGGGGGAGAGCGAAATCGTTTGGCATTGTGTAAACTTTTACTTCGCCCTTTTAATACTTTGATTATGGATGAGCCTACCAACCACTTGGACATACAATCTAAAGAAATTATTAAACTGGCACTTAAGAATTTTGATGGTACCTTGATATTAATTTCTCACGATAGAGAGTTCTTACAAGGGCTTTCAGATAAAATATTCGAGTTTAGAGATGGGAGAATGAAGGAGTTTTTAGGAAATATTGATGAATATTTAGAATACCGACAAAAAGAAAGTATCCGTGAAGTTTCTATTGAAAAATCTAAATTGGCAGAATCTAAATCAACCCCTGAAATAAAAGTAGTTGAAAAGCCAAAAGAGGAAAAGGTAGTAGAAAAAAAAAAAGAATTCATCAGCAAGGAGAAAAAAGCTCTTCAGAATAAATTGAAAAAAGTGGAAGAGAAGATTTCAACCATTGAAGCTTCAATAGAAGAGTTAGAAACTTCTTTTTCGAAATCTAATCCTACTGAAGAGCAGTTAGAAAGTTACCAAAAACTGAAAGATGATTTGGAAATAGCTCTTCAGGAATGGGAATTTTTAGCTGAAGAAATTGAAAAAAATTAA